In Pseudomonas abieticivorans, the genomic window GGTCTGTGGTGGGTTTTTCGTACTGTTTGGGTTGGCCTTGCCCATGCATACGTGAGTCGATGACTTCGCGGTAACACACTTCGTACAGCGCCTAGGTGCGGGGTATACCCATTGTTTTAAGACGCTGTTAAGGCCAGGTGCCTACAAGCCATCCAACTGCGCCAGGTTCGCTTGCCCGATCACCAACTCGCAGGCCTTCAGGTTCTCGTGCAAATGCCCCACCGATGAGGTCCCGGGTATCAACAGGATGTTCGGCGCACGCTGCAGCAACCAGGCCAGGGCCACTTGGATGGGTGTGGTCTGAAGGTGGGCGGCCACCTCGGTCAGGGTGTTTGACTGCAACGGGGTAAACCCGCCCAGTGGGAAAAACGGCACGTAGGCAATGCCCTGCTTGCCCAGGTCGGCAATCAATTGCTCGTCATCGCGATGGGTCAGGTTGTAATGGTTTTGCACGCAGACGATGTCGGCGATGCCCTGCGCCTGCTTGACCTGCGCGGCACTGACGTTGCTCAGGCCCAAGTGGCGGATCAGCCCTTGGCGCTGCAACTCTGCCAGCGCGGTAAAGGACGCTTCTATGGACTCTTCACCCGGCGAATGCAGGTTGCCCCAGGCGCGAAGGTTGACCACCTCCAACACGTCCAGGCCCAGGTTACGCAAGTTGTCGTGCACCGCCTGGGTCAGTTCGGCCGGAGTTTGCGCGGCATTCCACGAGGCATCGGCGCCACGCTTGGCGCCCACCTTGGTCACGATCACCAGGTCGTCTGCATAGGGATGCAGGGCTTGGCGGATCAGTTGGTT contains:
- a CDS encoding aldo/keto reductase family oxidoreductase: MSEAQQAGSFLLGGRTVNRIGYGAMQLAGPGVFGPPKDPQAAIAVLRAALAAGVNHIDTSDFYGPHVTNQLIRQALHPYADDLVIVTKVGAKRGADASWNAAQTPAELTQAVHDNLRNLGLDVLEVVNLRAWGNLHSPGEESIEASFTALAELQRQGLIRHLGLSNVSAAQVKQAQGIADIVCVQNHYNLTHRDDEQLIADLGKQGIAYVPFFPLGGFTPLQSNTLTEVAAHLQTTPIQVALAWLLQRAPNILLIPGTSSVGHLHENLKACELVIGQANLAQLDGL